The genomic DNA ATCGCATCCTCCCCTGGGGACTGGAGAGCTGGGAAACAGGGCTAACCCCTTTATGGTGAACGTTCGTCACGAAGTGTGCCCGGGACGAAGGTCGCCCGTCGTGGCCTTGCTCACATCGGCGGCAGCACCGCGCGCCGGGCGGTGCGTTGGCGCGCGGCGAGCGGTCAGGATTCGCCGGCGTCCGTCCAGTGCCCCGCCTGGCGTTCGGCGGCGAGCTCGTCGCGGGCGGCCTGCTTGGCGGCGCGGCGGGCGTCGTAGTCCTCGCGCTTGGCCCCCCGGGTGGGGCGGGAGTGGTCGTCCAGGCGCGGGTCGGTGCCGCGACGGCCGAGCAGCTCGGCTCCCGCCGACAGGGTCGGCTCCCAGTCGAAGACGACCGAGTCCTCCTCGGGACCGATGAGCACCGTCGAGCCCGCGACGGCGCCCGCGGCGAACAGCGCGTCCTCGACGCCGGCGCGGGCCAGGCGGTCCGCGAGATAGCCGACCGCCTCGTCGTTGGCGAAGTCCGTCTGCCGGACCCAGCGCGAGGGGCGCTCGCCGAGAACGCGGTACGCCGTGCCCTCGGGCGTCTCGACGCGGCGGACCTCGAAGCCCTCGTCGTCCACGGCCACCGGCCGGACGACGACGCGGCGCCGCGGGGCGTCGTCCTGGTCCAGGGCGTGCTGCGCCCGCGCCTGCGCCACGTGTCGGGCCAGTGCGAACGACAGCTCCCGCAGCCCGGTGCGGGCCACCGCGGACACGACGTACACCTCCAGGCCGCGCTCCTCCAGGTCCGGCCGGACGAGCTCCGCCAGCTCGCGGGCCTCCGGGACGTCGGCCTTGTTGAGCACGACGATGCGGGTGCGTTCGGCCAGGGGCCGGCCGCCGAGGGCCTCGTCGGGGACGTACTGGCGCAGCTCGTGCTCGATGACGTCGAGGTCCGTGAGCGGGTCGCGGCCGGGCTCCAGCGTGGCGCAGTCGACCACGTGCACGAGCACGGAGCACCGCTCGACGTGGCGCAGGAACTCCAGGCCGAGGCCCTTGCCCTCGTGCGCGCCGGGGATGAGGCCCGGGACGTCGGCGACCGTGAATCGCTCGTCCCCCGCGGTGACGACCCCGAGGTTGGGCACGAGGGTGGTGAAGGGGTAGTCGGCGATTTTCGGACGGGCGGCGGACAGCACCGAGACCAGCGAGGACTTGCCCGCGCTGGGGAAGCCGATGAGCGCCACGTCGGCGAGGGTCTTCAGCTCCAGCACGATGTCCAGCTCGTCGCCGGGCTCGCCGAGCAACGCGAAGCCGGGCGCCTTGCGGCGCGGGCTGGCGAGCGCCTTGTTGCCGAGGCCGCCGCGGCCGCCGCGGGCGACGACGTACGCGGTGCCCTCCCCCACCAGATCCGCGAGCACGCGGCCCGCGCGGTCCTTGACGACGGTGCCATTGGGCACGGGCAGGACCAGCGACTCGCCGGCGCCGCCGTTGCGCTCCTCGCCCTCGCCGGGGCGGCCGTTGGCGGCCCGGCGGTGGGGGCTGTGGTGGTACTCCAGCAGGGTCGTGACCTGCGGGTCCACCCGGATGATGACATCGCCGCCGTGCCCGCCGTTGCCGCCGTCCGGGCCGCCCAGGGGCTTGAACTTCTCGCGGTGCACGGAGGCGCAGCCGTGCCCGCCCTTGCCGGCGGCCACGGTCAGCGCGACGCGGTCGACGAAGTTCGCGCCCATCAGGTCAGGATCTCTCTGTCGGAACTGCCGGAACTACCGGGGAAAACGCCGAGGGGTGGGCGTTGCCGCCCACCCCTCGCGCGCGAAACTCGGACGTGCTCAGGCCGTCTCGGCCGGCACGATGTTGACGGTCTTGCGACCCCGCTTGGTGCCGAACTGGACCGCACCGGCGGACAGCGCGAACAGCGTGTCGTCGCCGCCGCGGCCGACGTTCTCGCCGGGGTGGAAGTGGGTGCCGCGCTGGCGGACGAGGATCTCGCCCGCGTTGACGACCTGGCCGCCGAACCGCTTGACGCCCAGGAACTGGGGGTTGGAGTCGCGGCCGTTCCGCGAGCTGCTCGCACCCTTCTTGTGTGCCATGTCAGTGTCTGCCTTTGCTCTGGTGGGTCAGGCTCGTCGCGTCGGGCCTCAGGCCTCGATCGCGGTGACCTTGATCTGGGTGGTCGGCTGGCGGTGCCCCTGGCGCTTGCGGTAGCCCGTCTTGTTCTTGTACTTCAGGATGGTGATCTTGGGGCCCTTGGTCGCCTTCACGACCTCGGCCGTCACCTTCACCTTGGCCAGCTTCGCCGCCTCGGTGGTGACCGTCCCACCGTCCACGAGCATCAGCGGGGTGAGGTCAACGGCGGCACCCGGCTGGGCGTCCACCTTGTCGACGATGAGAACGTCCCCCACGGACACCTTCTCCTGGCGGCCGCCGGCGCGAACGATCGCGTACACGTTGAACCCACTCTCCTTGACGCTGCTTTAGATTCGGCGCTTCTTCGGAACCGGCCCGGCGCGTGCGGGGCACGGTGAGCGCACCGACGACCTAGCTTACGGGACGCCGCCGAGCAGACCCAAATCCCCTCGGCACCGCCCGGTCCGAATCGCATCAGCCCTGGTCGCCCTCGTAGCGACCCGAGTCGGAACCGGCCTGCGAGACATCCTGCGCTGTCTCCTCGTCCAGACGCGGCGGCGGTCCCGCGGGGGCGCTGACGCGGCCGCGGCGCCGCCGAGACCGGGACGCGGTGGCCGGCGCCGGGCTGGGCGGCCCGAGCGGTACGTCGTCCGCGGGCGGCCACCCCAGACCGGTCGGGCTGCCCGCGACGAGGTGCTCCTCGCCGTCCTGCGGCCACCCCATGCGAGCGGATTCGGTAGCGACACCGGCGGCATCGTCGCCGGCGGGCACCGGCGCGGGCGCGAGCGCCGCGTCAGCTGCTTCGGGCGCGTCGGCTGCGGGCGCGTCGTCGGCGCCTGCATCAACACCGGCCTCGACCTCAGCGTCGACGGGCGCGGGCTTGCGGTCATGGTGCAGGGCGGCGTACGCCGCCGCGGCGATCTGGGCGGGCGTGGGTCCACCCTTGGCCGGCTCGGCGGCGCCAGGTCCCGACGACGCCGAACCGCCGACCGGCTCACCAGAGCCGCCCGACGGGCCCGACCCCGACGACGTCCCCCCGGAGGAGGTGCCGTTGCCGCGGCCCCGGCGGCGCCGGCCGTTCCCCTGCTCCGGGGCGGGCGCGGCGGGACGGTCGACCGGGGTGGTCGAGACGATGATGCCCCGGCCGGCGCAGTGCTCGCACGGCTCGGAGAAGACCTCGATGAGCCCGGCGCCCACCCGCTTGCGCGTCATCTGCACGAGGCCGAGGGAGGTGACCTCGGCGACCTGGTGCTTGGTCCGGTCCCGGCCCAGGCACTCCAGAAGCCGCCGGACGACGAGGTCGCGGTTGGATTCCAGCACCATGTCGATGAAGTCGATGACGATGATGCCGCCGATGTCGCGCAGCCGAAGCTGCCGCACGATCTCCTCGGCCGCCTCGATGTTGTTCTTGGTGACGGTCTCCTCGAGGTTGCCCCCGGCGCCCACGAACTTGCCCGTGTTGACGTCGATGACCGTCATGGCCTCGGTGCGATCGATGACCAGCGAACCGCCGGACGGCAACCACACCTTGCGGTCCATGGCCTTGGCGAGCTGCTCGTCGATGCGGTACTCCGCGAACGCGTCCCCCGTGCCGGTCCAGCGGGTCAGCTTGGGGGCGAGGTCCGGGGCCACCGAGGCGATGTAGTCGTTGACCGTCGCCCAGGCCTCGTCTCCGGCGACGACCATCGAGGCGAAGTCCTCGTTGAACACGTCCCGGATGACCCGAACGGTCAGGTCCACCTCGCCGTGCAGCAGCGCGGGGGCGTTGCCGTTCTTTGCCTTGCGGCCGATGTTCTCCCAGATCTTGGCCAGCCGCTCGACGTCCGCCCGCAGCTCGGCCTCGGAGGCGCCCTCGGCCGCCGTACGGACGATCACACCCGCGTCCGGCGGCACGACCTCCTTGAGGATCTTCTTCAGCCGGGCGCGCTCGACGTCGGGCAGCTTGCGGCTGATCCCCGTCATCCGGCCCTCGGGCACGTAGACGAGGTAGCGACCCGGCAGGCTCACCTGGCTGGTCAGGCGCGCGCCCTTGTGACCGATCGGGTCCTTGGTGACCTGCACGAGGACGCCCTGGCCGGAGCTCAGCGCGTTCTCGATGCGGCGCGCCTTGTGCGCCTCCAGCCCGGCGGCGTCCCAGTTGACCTCGCCGGCGTAGAGCACCGCGTTGCGGCCCTTGCCGATGTCGACGAACGCCGCCTCCATGCTGGGCAGCACGTTCTGGACGCGGCCGAGGTAGACGTTGCCCGCCATCGAACCGGACTGCGCCGAGTCGGCCTTGCTCACGTAGTGCTCCACGAGCACGCCGTCCTCGAGCACCCCGATCTGGGTGCGCTCGCCGTCCTGGCGGACGACCATGACCCGCTCGACGCTCTCGCGCCGGGCGAGGAACTCGGCCTCGGTGATGATCGTGCGGCGGCGACCGGCCTCGCGACCCTCGCGGCGGCGCTGCTTCTTCGCCTCCAGCCGGGTGCTGCCCTTGATGCCGGTGGCCTCGTCGCGCTCGCGCCGGGGCTCCCGCACGCGGGTGACGGTGCCGGGCGGGTCCTGCTCCTCGCCGGCCGAGCCGCTGCGGCGGCGGCGCCGCGTCCGACGCCGGCCGCTGGGCGCGGCGTCATCGTCGCCCGTGTCAGATCGATCGCGGTCGTCCGCGGGCTCCTGGCCCGCGTCCCCGTCGTCGGCGGCGTCGCCGTCGGTGCCGGGCTCGGTGTCGTCGCCCGAGCCGGTACGGCGCCGCCCCTTGCCGCCCCGGCGGCGTCGGCGGCGACCGCCCTCGGCGTCGGAGTCGCCGTCCTGACCGGGGGTGTCCTCGGCGACGTCCATCTCCTGAGCGGCCTCGTCGTCGGCCTGCGGCGCGCGGGCGGACGCGGCGCCGCGGGTGGCGCGGGTGCGGCGGGTCGGGCGGGCCGGCGCCTCCGCGGCGTCCTCGGTCGATGCGGACGTCTCCTCGGCGTCCGTCTCGGCGGCGGCAGGCTCGGGGGCTGCCTGCTGGGGCGCGGTCGCGCGCCGACGCCGGGGGGTCGGGACGGCCGCTGGGTCAGGCGCCTGGAACAGTAGCCCGAACGTGTTCAGGGCGGCGGGCTGCTCGCCGGCTGCCTCGGCCTCGGCGGCGGCGGCGAGCGCGGCGCCCTCGGCGAGCAAGGCCTCGGCGTCCTCGTCGGTCAGTGCCGCGATGGCGAGGTCGGAGACCGGGGCCTCCTGGACATCTGAGGCGCCAGGCCCCGCGGACGCGGCGGGATCAGAGGCGGACGTGGCGGGGGCGGACGCGGGGGCGGCGGCCCGCTTCCGCACGGCGCGCTTGCGCGGTGCCGGGGTCGTCTCGGCGGTCGCCGCGGGCTCGGCGTTCGGCGAAGCGGCGGCGGCATCAGGCTCGGCGGCAGGAGCGGGCGCCGCGGCCTTCTTGCGGGTGGCGCGCTTGCGCGGCGCGGGCGCCGCGGGGGCGTCCGGCCCGGCGGCAGCGGTCGCCGACTGGTCGGATTCGGTCGCCTCGGCCGGTCCGGCCGGTGCTGCTGCCGCGGCCGGGGCTGGTGCCGGGCTCGCCGCCGGCGCGGCGACCCGCCGGGTGGCGCGTTTGCGCGCCGGGGTCCGGGTGGCTGCCGGGGCGCCGGCGGCCTCTGCGGCGGGCGGGGCGTCGACCCCGGTGTCGGCCGGGGTATCGGCCGGAGTGTTCTCCTGACCCGGGGGGTTGTCTTGTTCGGAGGCCATGGGTGGCGTCCTTCCCACACCATCGCGGCGGCGGCCACACCCGGGGATCCGCACCGCCGCACGGTGTGCAGTCGCTGCTCGTCACCGACGCAGGTCGCGTCGAGTACGGAAGTCGTGTCATTGCGTCCCGCAAGGCTCGCGCACGCGCGGCACCGTGCCGGACGCCGGTGACGTCACTCCAGAGCGGCCAACGGATCGGCCACCCCCGCGCCGGTCAACGGCCCCTGCGCGAGCCTGGTCACCTTGGGGGGCGCCAGGAGCGTCAGCTGGGCGTACGACCGCAACGCGGTGAGGACATCATCGGGGCGTACGGCGGGTGTGGTGTGCCGCACGACCACTCGCAGTATCGCACACGCCGCATCGGCCGTGCTCACGACGTCCAGCGCGGCGACCGCGGCGCGCACGTCGAGGGTCTTCTCGCCCGTCTTCGTCATGCGCTGGACCTCCGCCGTGTCGAGCCCGAGGAACTCGGCCCGCACCGCCCGCGCCGCCGCGTCGCTCACCCCGGGCAGCTCGACGCGCCATTCGCTGGCCTGCAGCAGGTCCGCCAGCGATGCGGCGGGCGACGGCCCGCAGTCGCGCATCTCCAGGATGTCGAGCCCGTCCGGCAGCGCGTCGTCCAGCGCACGACGTACGGCTTCGGGGTCGACGCGCTCGACCAGCGCGATCTCGACGTACTCCGCCTCGCTCGCCGTCCCCGTCGGCGCGGCGTTGGCGTACGAGATCCGCGGGTGCGGGTGAAACCCGGAGGAAAACGCCATCGGCACGGCGGCGCGCCGCAGCGCCCGCTCCAGGGCACGCTGGAAGTCGCGCGTGCTGGAGAACCGCAGCCGGCCCCGCTTGGCGTACCGCAACCGCAGCCGCTGCACGGGCGGGGCCGCGGGGGGACCGGGGGGGACGCGCTGACGGGCCATGGGACGACAGGGTACGGCGTCCGGCGCGCGCCACGACGCGGCCTACAGCAAGGCCTACGACCCGGGTCGCAGGCGCGGGCTCGGACCGTGGCCCGATGCGGCCGTACGCCGGTGCCGGCGACCCTGGCGCACATGGACACACTGGTAGGGCAGGCAGTCAAGGACACCCTGGTGGGGCGGGACCTGGTCGTGTGGTACTCGCCGCGCGACCCCGAGGCGGCGCTGCGCGGCGTCGACGTGACCATCCGACGGGGTGAACAGCTCGCGATCATGGGGCCGTCCGGCTCGGGCAAGACGACGTTGCTGCACGTGCTGGCGGGGATCGTCCGCCCGACGCGGGGGTCCGTCTGGTGGGCGGGCCAGGACCTGGCCCGGCTCGGGGACGGGCGTCGGACGACGTTGCGGCGCACCGACTTCGGGTTCGTCTTCCAGTCGGGTCACCTGCTCCCCGAGCTGCCTGCGGTGGAGAACGCCGCGCTGCCGCTGCTGGTGGGCGGCGTGCGGCGCGCGCAGGCGATCGACGCGGCGAGCCGGCTGTTCGGGCCGCTGGGCCTGCACGGCCTGGAGGGGAGGCGACCCGGCGAGCTGTCGGGCGGGCAGGCCCAACGGGTGGCCATCGCCCGGGCCCTCGTGACCAACCCCGCGGTCGTCTTCGCCGATGAGCCGACCGGCGCGCTCGACTCGGACACCGGCACCGCCATGATGCGGCTGCTCACCGACGCGACCGCGGCGGCCGGGGCGGCGCTG from Austwickia sp. includes the following:
- the obgE gene encoding GTPase ObgE; amino-acid sequence: MGANFVDRVALTVAAGKGGHGCASVHREKFKPLGGPDGGNGGHGGDVIIRVDPQVTTLLEYHHSPHRRAANGRPGEGEERNGGAGESLVLPVPNGTVVKDRAGRVLADLVGEGTAYVVARGGRGGLGNKALASPRRKAPGFALLGEPGDELDIVLELKTLADVALIGFPSAGKSSLVSVLSAARPKIADYPFTTLVPNLGVVTAGDERFTVADVPGLIPGAHEGKGLGLEFLRHVERCSVLVHVVDCATLEPGRDPLTDLDVIEHELRQYVPDEALGGRPLAERTRIVVLNKADVPEARELAELVRPDLEERGLEVYVVSAVARTGLRELSFALARHVAQARAQHALDQDDAPRRRVVVRPVAVDDEGFEVRRVETPEGTAYRVLGERPSRWVRQTDFANDEAVGYLADRLARAGVEDALFAAGAVAGSTVLIGPEEDSVVFDWEPTLSAGAELLGRRGTDPRLDDHSRPTRGAKREDYDARRAAKQAARDELAAERQAGHWTDAGES
- a CDS encoding ribonuclease E/G yields the protein MASEQDNPPGQENTPADTPADTGVDAPPAAEAAGAPAATRTPARKRATRRVAAPAASPAPAPAAAAAPAGPAEATESDQSATAAAGPDAPAAPAPRKRATRKKAAAPAPAAEPDAAAASPNAEPAATAETTPAPRKRAVRKRAAAPASAPATSASDPAASAGPGASDVQEAPVSDLAIAALTDEDAEALLAEGAALAAAAEAEAAGEQPAALNTFGLLFQAPDPAAVPTPRRRRATAPQQAAPEPAAAETDAEETSASTEDAAEAPARPTRRTRATRGAASARAPQADDEAAQEMDVAEDTPGQDGDSDAEGGRRRRRRGGKGRRRTGSGDDTEPGTDGDAADDGDAGQEPADDRDRSDTGDDDAAPSGRRRTRRRRRSGSAGEEQDPPGTVTRVREPRRERDEATGIKGSTRLEAKKQRRREGREAGRRRTIITEAEFLARRESVERVMVVRQDGERTQIGVLEDGVLVEHYVSKADSAQSGSMAGNVYLGRVQNVLPSMEAAFVDIGKGRNAVLYAGEVNWDAAGLEAHKARRIENALSSGQGVLVQVTKDPIGHKGARLTSQVSLPGRYLVYVPEGRMTGISRKLPDVERARLKKILKEVVPPDAGVIVRTAAEGASEAELRADVERLAKIWENIGRKAKNGNAPALLHGEVDLTVRVIRDVFNEDFASMVVAGDEAWATVNDYIASVAPDLAPKLTRWTGTGDAFAEYRIDEQLAKAMDRKVWLPSGGSLVIDRTEAMTVIDVNTGKFVGAGGNLEETVTKNNIEAAEEIVRQLRLRDIGGIIVIDFIDMVLESNRDLVVRRLLECLGRDRTKHQVAEVTSLGLVQMTRKRVGAGLIEVFSEPCEHCAGRGIIVSTTPVDRPAAPAPEQGNGRRRRGRGNGTSSGGTSSGSGPSGGSGEPVGGSASSGPGAAEPAKGGPTPAQIAAAAYAALHHDRKPAPVDAEVEAGVDAGADDAPAADAPEAADAALAPAPVPAGDDAAGVATESARMGWPQDGEEHLVAGSPTGLGWPPADDVPLGPPSPAPATASRSRRRRGRVSAPAGPPPRLDEETAQDVSQAGSDSGRYEGDQG
- the rpmA gene encoding 50S ribosomal protein L27 codes for the protein MAHKKGASSSRNGRDSNPQFLGVKRFGGQVVNAGEILVRQRGTHFHPGENVGRGGDDTLFALSAGAVQFGTKRGRKTVNIVPAETA
- a CDS encoding ABC transporter ATP-binding protein, encoding MDTLVGQAVKDTLVGRDLVVWYSPRDPEAALRGVDVTIRRGEQLAIMGPSGSGKTTLLHVLAGIVRPTRGSVWWAGQDLARLGDGRRTTLRRTDFGFVFQSGHLLPELPAVENAALPLLVGGVRRAQAIDAASRLFGPLGLHGLEGRRPGELSGGQAQRVAIARALVTNPAVVFADEPTGALDSDTGTAMMRLLTDATAAAGAALVVVTHDEAVAGWCPRVIRLRDGRVVADGPRR
- a CDS encoding DUF2344 domain-containing protein, translating into MARQRVPPGPPAAPPVQRLRLRYAKRGRLRFSSTRDFQRALERALRRAAVPMAFSSGFHPHPRISYANAAPTGTASEAEYVEIALVERVDPEAVRRALDDALPDGLDILEMRDCGPSPAASLADLLQASEWRVELPGVSDAAARAVRAEFLGLDTAEVQRMTKTGEKTLDVRAAVAALDVVSTADAACAILRVVVRHTTPAVRPDDVLTALRSYAQLTLLAPPKVTRLAQGPLTGAGVADPLAALE
- the rplU gene encoding 50S ribosomal protein L21, whose translation is MYAIVRAGGRQEKVSVGDVLIVDKVDAQPGAAVDLTPLMLVDGGTVTTEAAKLAKVKVTAEVVKATKGPKITILKYKNKTGYRKRQGHRQPTTQIKVTAIEA